In Anopheles gambiae chromosome 2, idAnoGambNW_F1_1, whole genome shotgun sequence, a single window of DNA contains:
- the LOC1276829 gene encoding uncharacterized protein LOC1276829 — protein sequence MFSLVADYGDSEESSASSDSSSSSDDGGGKKESNQPQPDETIQKQSSDLNGDQSSPLPSASALFQSGTARILPGSVFSNPFREAEEAKLASLERHVKMVDPEANAAEQKRKVCWSYKKGRCRFGSKCNFAHDSDLILRKEQAEEVAQDGAPSDEVPVVMVRKPNPPDRKKRPGLSRELVPPKKVLKMYHKEKYGMLK from the exons ATGTTCTCGCTGGTAGCAGATTATGGCGATAGTGAGGAATCGTCCGCATCGTCCGACTCTTCGTCCTCCTCGGACGACGGTGGCGGAAAGAAGGAATCAAATCAGCCACAGCCTGACGAAACCATTCAAAAGCAGTCTAGTGATTT AAATGGTGACCAATCCAGCCCACTTCCCAGTGCCAGCGCCCTGTTCCAGTCCGGCACGGCTCGCATCCTCCCTGGGAGCGTGTTTAGCAACCCGTTCCGGGAGGCGGAAGAGGCCAAGCTGGCCAGCCTCGAGCGCCACGTCAAGATGGTCGATCCGGAGGCGAATGCGGCCGAGCAGAAGCGGAAGGTGTGCTGGAGCTACAAGAAGGGCCGGTGCCGATTCGGCAGCAAGTGTAACTTTGCGCACGATTCCGATTTGATACTGCGCAAGGAGCAGGCGGAAGAAGTTGCGCAGGATGGTGCACCGTCGGACGAGGtgccggtggtgatggtgaggAAGCCGAATCCACCGGACCGGAAGAAACGGCCCGGGCTGAGCCGGGAGCTGGTGCCACCGAAGAAGGTGCTGAAGATGTACCACAAGGAAAAATACGGGATGCTTAAGTAG
- the LOC1276827 gene encoding protein SGT1 homolog, producing the protein MRSSGTVSCEEEEEKTVSRKYKTSRSRRSSEKQLFAQNPYPQELLRCETISFYRSLYNKCRHFCVVCVLCEKKHETPQQHTVMAKVKYDWYQTETAVTVTILLKNAADKNYSVQLEQNTLTLRADDTEPLVLTLWNPINTEQSTHKATPSKVEVKLAKLIGQRWEALERKAPEQSAAAGSAAAAKKKHDWDKITKEIEKDDETKDDVSDLFKKIYADASEDTRKAMMKSYYESGGTVLSTNWAEVGAKQVEVKPPDGCEYKKW; encoded by the exons atgCGCTCCTCGGGAACTGTCAGTtgtgaggaggaggaagaaaaaacagtttctagaaaatacaaaacatcTCGCAGTCGTCGCAGTTCCGAGAAGCAGCTGTTTGCTCAAAATCCGTACCCGCAAGAGTTACTGCGTTGTGAGACAATTAGCTTTTATCGTTCGCTTTACAATAAGTGTCGCCatttttgtgtggtgtgtgtgttgtgtgaaaagaaacacgaaacCCCACAGCAGCACACAGTGATGGCAAAGGTGAAATACGACTGGTACCAAACAGAAACGGCCGTCACGGTGACGATTCTGCTGAAAAATGCGGCCGACAAGAACTACTCCGTCCAGCTGGAGCAAAACACGCTCACGCTACGGGCGGACGATACCGAACCGCTCGTCCTGACGCTCTGGAACCCGATCAACACGGAGCAGAGCACGCACAAAGCCACCCCGAGCAAGGTGGAGGTGAAGCTGGCGAAGCTGATCGGCCAGCGGTGGGAAGCGCTGGAACGGAAGGCACCGGAGCAATCGGCGGCGGCTGGCAGTGCGGCCGCGGCCAAGAAGAAGCACGATTGGGACAAAATCACGAAAGAAATCGAAAAGGACGATGAG ACAAAGGACGACGTGAGCGACCTGTTCAAGAAGATCTACGCCGACGCTAGCGAGGACACGCGGAAGGCGATGATGAAGTCGTACTACGAGTCGGGCGGCACCGTGCTCAGCACCAACTGGGCGGAGGTCGGTGCCAAACAGGTCGAAGTGAAGCCTCCGGATGGATGCGAATACAAAAAGTGGTAG
- the LOC1276828 gene encoding deoxyribonuclease TATDN1, with the protein MKRLLATNISKIMKFIDIGANLTDPMYQGIYNGSAKHEPDLPHVLERSWTGGLDKIIITVGTLADCAPTFEIVKNDERLYATVGCHPTRCGEFLPDPEGYFASLCQQIEQHREKVVAIGECGLDYDRLQFCDKAIQQQYFEKQLELAARYDLPLFLHCRNAHDDFAAILRRNRDKLPRRGVVHTFDGSLEVAEALIADGYAIGINGCSLKTEENLSVAAKIPDESIMLETDSPWCEIRPSHAGSKYVRSKYLTVKKKEKWEAGSLIAGRCEPVMISQVLEVLAGIKGKPAAELADQYYKNTAEMFFPSKGTD; encoded by the exons ATGAAACGACTGCTGGCCACAAATATAAGCAAAATCATGAAGTTTATCG ACATTGGCGCCAACTTAACCGATCCGATGTACCAAGGAATCTACAACGGATCGGCCAAACACGAACCCGATCTGCCGCATGTGCTAGAGCGCAGCTGGACCGGTGGGTTGgacaaaatcatcatcacgGTCGGGACGCTTGCCGACTGTGCGCCAACGTTTGAGATAGTGAAGAACGATG AAAGACTGTACGCCACGGTCGGCTGCCATCCGACACGGTGCGGTGAGTTTCTGCCGGATCCGGAAGGTTATTTCGCCTCGCTCTGCCAGCAGATCGAGCAGCACCGGGAGAAGGTGGTAGCGATCGGCGAGTGTGGCCTCGATTACGACCGGCTGCAGTTCTGCGACAAAGCGATCCAGCAGCAGTACTTCGAGAAGCAGCTCGAGCTGGCCGCCCGGTACGATCTCCCGCTGTTCCTGCACTGCCGCAACGCGCACGACGACTTTGCCGCCATACTGCGGCGAAACCGGGACAAGCTGCCCCGGCGTGGTGTGGTGCACACGTTCGACGGTTCGCTCGAGGTGGCGGAAGCGCTTATAGCGGACGGGTACGCAATCGGCATTAACGGTTGTTCGCTGAAGACGGAGGAAAATCTGTCCGTGGCGGCCAAAATTCCGGACGAATCGATCATGCTCGAAACGGACAGCCCGTGGTGCGAGATACGGCCGTCCCATGCCGGCTCGAAGTACGTGCGCAGTAAATATCTTAcggtgaagaagaaggaaaagtgGGAAGCCGGTTCACTGATCGCGGGACGATGCGAACCGGTCATGATCAG CCAAGTGCTGGAAGTGCTTGCGGGCATTAAGGGAAAGCCGGCGGCCGAGCTGGCCGATCAGTACTACAAAAACACGGCAGAAATGTTCTTCCCATCGAAGGGTACTGACTGA
- the LOC5667191 gene encoding DNA repair protein RAD51 homolog 4: protein MAATQLTADLHPLLTEYVIKKLQKNRLTTVYSFVKVEAEQLLKITNLPAESIVLVKNHLIDQFAGRCQNAQSYPWQPAPSPLSTGVPSLDALLQGGGLLPGHIYELCGESGTGKTLLSLTMASNVVKQPGSMAYFIDTKCDFSGRKIQQILDSDDCKLSEQELGHAMARVRVERIFSPDLLVQTVEELASGRYVDEGTNLKLLIIDSLPSLWYLYQDAQSSVEPLGLLTKLICSLRKLAAQRAVAVVLINLTVRVVEGMTEGKRKLCPNGNYSALGRYWESAPGTRLLLERHEHHPGSSTRYHTVQVWKSNYLRSGERVIVRMTETGVR from the coding sequence ATGGCCGCCACACAGTTAACCGCCGATCTGCACCCGTTGCTAACCGAGTATGTGATCAAAAAGCTGCAAAAGAATCGTCTCACCACGGTGTACAGCTTCGTGAAGGTGGAAGCGGAACAGCTGCTCAAGATCACCAACCTTCCCGCCGAAAGCATCGTGCTGGTGAAGAATCATCTGATCGACCAGTTTGCCGGTCGGTGCCAAAACGCTCAATCGTACCCGTGGCAGCCAGCCCCCAGCCCACTCAGCACGGGAGTTCCATCGCTGGATGCGCTGCTGCAGGGCGGAGGACTGCTTCCCGGCCACATTTACGAGCTGTGCGGTGAATCCGGCACGGGCAAAACGTTACTCTCCCTGACGATGGCGTCGAACGTTGTCAAGCAACCGGGCAGCATGGCCTACTTCATCGACACCAAGTGTGACTTTTCCGGCAGAAAGATACAGCAAATCCTGGACAGCGACGATTGCAAACTGTCCGAGCAGGAACTGGGCCACGCAATGGCACGTGTAAGGGTGGAGCGTATATTTTCACCCGACCTTCTCGTCCAGACGGTGGAAGAGCTTGCGTCGGGAAGGTATGTCGATGAGGGGACGAATCTAAAGCTGCTCATCATCGATTCCCTGCCCTCGCTGTGGTACCTGTACCAGGATGCGCAAAGCTCCGTAGAACCGTTGGGCTTGCTGACGAAGCTAATCTGCTCGCTGCGCAAACTGGCCGCGCAACGGGCCGTCGCAGTAGTGTTGATTAACCTGACCGTCCGCGTGGTGGAAGGAATGACGGAGGGCAAGCGAAAACTGTGCCCAAACGGTAACTATTCTGCCCTGGGACGGTACTGGGAAAGTGCGCCCGGTACGAGGCTACTTCTCGAGCGACACGAGCACCATCCCGGATCGTCCACACGCTACCACACGGTGCAGGTGTGGAAGAGCAACTATCTACGATCGGGCGAGCGGGTGATCGTTCGGATGACTGAGACGGGCGTTCGGTAG